One genomic region from Epinephelus fuscoguttatus linkage group LG8, E.fuscoguttatus.final_Chr_v1 encodes:
- the prss35 gene encoding inactive serine protease 35, translating into MGPIPLCVLLPVTVLAVVAAVAAEENAIDDEYTWPQWKVPLVRKRRTVPLSSPKFSAHPPPELSGTCGIECQRRLPATTLDDLEQFLSYETVYENGTRTYTSVSVQGLNEVTAWSGNISSSSRHKREVYGTDTRFTISDKQFCTKYPFSTSVKISTGCSGVLVSPKHVLTAAHCIHDGKDYLDGAQKLRVGVLKEKSRRGKGGKGRGGRGKGRRRKGDKDKEEVQEKEENDGKGERRGKGKGRKSRSRRSVESGKPSFRWTGVKKTQVPKGWFKGVADGLAADYDYAVLELKRAPKVKHMDLGVIPSVKKLPAGRIHFSGFDDDRPGNLVYRFCSVSEESNDLLYQYCDAKPGSSGSGIYIRLKEPGKKKWTRKIIGVFSGHQWVDVNGNGMQQDYNVAVRITPLKYAQICYWVHGDSSECQVS; encoded by the coding sequence ATGGGCCCCATACCCCTGTGTGTGCTGCTCCCGGTGACGGTGCTGGCTGTGGTGGCAGCTGTAGCTGCTGAGGAGAATGCAATCGATGACGAGTATACCTGGCCACAGTGGAAGGTGCCTCTGGTAAGGAAAAGACGCACTGTGCCTCTAAGCAGCCCAAAATTTTCAGCCCATCCTCCACCAGAGCTGAGTGGGACCTGTGGGATTGAGTGTCAGCGTCGCCTTCCAGCCACCACTCTGGATGACTTGGAGCAGTTCCTGTCCTACGAGACAGTTTATGAGAATGGAACGCGCACGTATACCTCAGTTTCTGTGCAGGGCCTCAATGAGGTGACAGCCTGGTCTGGAAATATCTCGTCTAGCTCTCGCCACAAACGAGAGGTATACGGCACAGATACCCGCTTTACCATCTCTGATAAGCAGTTCTGCACCAAATATCCCTTCTCCACCTCTGTGAAGATCTCCACAGGATGCTCCGGGGTTCTTGTGTCACCTAAACATGTGCTGACCGCTGCCCACTGCATCCATGATGGGAAGGATTATCTAGATGGGGCGCAGAAGCTGCGTGTTGGCGTTCTAAAGGAGAAGTCCAGGCGAGGGAAAGGAGGCAAAGGCAGAGGAGGGCGAGGAAAAGGCAGAAGGAGAAAGGGAGACAAAGATAAAGAGGAAGTGCAGGAAAAGGAAGAGAATGACGGCAAAGGGGAGCGTAGAGGAAAAGGGAAAGGTAGAAAGAGCAGGAGTCGGCGAAGTGTGGAATCAGGGAAACCTTCATTTAGGTGGACCGGTGTCAAGAAGACCCAAGTGCCCAAGGGCTGGTTCAAAGGTGTGGCTGATGGACTGGCTGCGGATTATGACTATGCGGTTTTGGAGCTGAAGAGAGCGCCAAAAGTCAAGCACATGGATCTGGGTGTTATCCCCTCTGTCAAGAAGCTTCCTGCTGGGAGGATCCACTTCTCTGGCTTTGACGATGACCGTCCTGGCAACCTGGTGTACCGGTTCTGCTCCGTCTCTGAGGAGTCCAATGATTTGTTGTACCAGTACTGCGATGCCAAACCAGGCTCCAGTGGCTCTGGGATCTACATCCGCCTCAAAGAGCCAGGAAAGAAGAAGTGGACGAGGAAGATCATTGGGGTTTTCTCTGGTCACCAGTGGGTGGATGTAAACGGAAACGGGATGCAGCAGGATTACAACGTGGCAGTGCGGATAACACCTCTCAAATATGCCCAGATCTGCTACTGGGTCCACGGGGACTCAAGTGAGTGCCAGGTATCTTAA